cttaTTAGCTTCCATTCTTGAAGAAACGTCATAGAAAGCAGCTTATTAAAGATATGTGCACTGTAAAGCCACAGGTTTGATGATTAGTATGGAAGATGTGTGTTCCATTCATTGTCGTCTCTGCAGAGGCTGGTATTCAAGCCAAGACGTATATAAAAAAAGGACTGCTGGTTCCAGACCATGTCATGACACGTCTAATGCTGCCTAGATTGGAGGAGATGACCAAATACAGCTGGTTGTTGGATGGTATGGTGGTAAATCCCATTTAATACTTGATCTTTttgctataatatttttttatttgttgaagaCTTAGCTAAAGCTTAATCTCTTTAGGGGGAACTTTGTTAGGGAACTTTCATTTCTTCATTCAACTGAAACTCAAAACAGTCTGTAGTGTTAGGAAGTAGGAGTATTGAAAATGTCTTATCTTTTATTGCCTATTTCCATTTGAACTATAACTGATTACCGATTTGTGAGACCAGAAAGTCAAGATGTAACCGATGCTAGCTTAGAAAGTCCAAGCTCCTAAAATAGAATGATAggatatcaaacattgactgaaAAGATGTGCAGCGTGACCTACAAAACAGGTTTAAATATTCTTGCTACATGGAGTAAAACTAGTGATCCTTTACTGCAGgactttaaacattaaagatgAAAGACTAATCCTAAAGCTTAATATTGAAGTAGACTAACAGAAAATTAACTACACTCAGTTATAAATAATGAAAGTAAAACAGTGTTATACCCTGCACAAAATAAGGATGTAAAATTGCAACACTGACATTTATGTATAGTTGCGAAACTACACATTGCAACTAAAGTGACATTtcaaaatactattttataacCGAAAgcttatattgtaaaatgttataatcGAATAAGAAAGGAAATGTAATTACTCATGTGAATAATCCATTTTGGCCTGCATTTGAAGTCATCTTGTGCACTCCCTTTCCAGGTTTCCCTCGAACACTAGCTCAGGCTGAAGCCCTGTACAGTGCCTGTGATCTGGATGTAGCCATCAATCTCAACATTCCTTTGGAAACGCTGAAGGAAAGGCTGCGACATCGATGGATACATCCACCCAGTGGCAGAGTGTACAACATGTGCTTCAATCCTCCCCGCGTCCAGGTGAACATTTTAGTCTTTCAGCTAACTTTGTCAAGATTCTCCcaaagttaaaataatattttttgagtAACGGTAACAGAATGTCTTTTTGTTATCTGGGTTTTAATAATATTCTCAAAATGCTagcataaaaattttatttatacattgatcatacattttttttctgaaccGCCAGAAACTATTCAAAATTAAATTTGCTATAATGTTCCCTCAACATTCATATAACCTAAACATTTGTTAAATGACAGTTAGCAAAACAATTttaagaacatatttttgttaactGGATACATAGTAACATTAAAATAGCAGAAATTTAGTAGGTTCTCTTATATCATTGtttctgcaaaaaacaaaactcaTTCCTATTCCTGGATTCTAAGGAGCAAACATTTAGATGCAATGGAAAATACATTGTAAATGTATTGAAATGCAGAAATGCATTGTAAAACCTTGTAATCTGCAACTGTTACAGAAAATGCTTCTGCATAGGAGACCCCTGAACCAGTTAATAAAGTTCTTTGAAATTACTTCAAAATTACAACCAGGTCTTTTGAAGCAGGGTTGGATCTAAACCctggctgataaaaacatcacagtaatccacaagtaatccatgtTTCCACTTCCAGGCCATTAATTAACATCCAGTGATGTAAAAGACTGGGTGTTTGTAATAGActaattaagatgttttaattaacttcaaaccattgcttcagagttaaataaaaatataaatcctctatccataatatttcaTAAGTAATAattgaaagttgtgacatttgccaagtatggtagcccatactcagaattggtgctctgcatttaacccatccaagtgcacacacacacacacacacacacacacacacatcagtgagaagtgaacacactgtgaacacacacccggagcagtgggcagctatagatccagcgcccggggagcaactgggggttcagtgcctcaCTCAAGGGCaattcagccatgggtattgagggtggaagagagcgctgttcattcactccccaccatctacaactcctgccagccccgagactcaaaccagcaaccttcgggtaactctctaaccattaggtcacagCTGCCCTGAAGTCTTGTTtgaatcaggggagaaatatgcATGGGTCATTCTCCTTTTCACAAGTGAAAACAGCCcaaaaaacaattcaaaacaaatatgttggtgggtGAGAGGACCACGGGGATGATGTTTCTGcactggggcccgttcttcgtacgtcgcttattacatccgagatcaaacgacacatccaagatgatatcatcgtgctaatcctgatccggctaattgggttcttcgaacacacctgttgtgtatgataagtatcgctggattgagttatcggAGATaattcatgtgttggcttaaaaggggatatgtatcgatactcgaaaaccatgatcagcagtgcagcgattggctggtggcaagacgccAATGTAATgatgtcatataatttaaaacgacacctgacgaaaaacttgacaaatttctggacttttataaggaaacagccaagcaaacaaaactacataaatgttataatagatacatgaaacagataatagacaaataaatatttcagtgagtaaaactggctgtgtctatagtaggctgttatggaatacacagcatttttatattattttttaaaaaaaatttaatgattattattttaaattattgtccctggatcagtatgatactcttgtaataagtagcagtggtagcagacatattttgagtatcagttctggttgaaaagaagcgatctaatcctgtttacatgaaataagcctgctgccgagcaggtttaagcttacggacctgttgctatgacagcagctccgggatgagcttcgaagaaccaaacgatccaagatcacgccaaatcgacaagattcaaatccagctaactgagttagcgacgtacgaagaacaggcccctggagGAAActatattatggattatggaccgGCATTTTATCaagaagtgatggtttaaagttaagttgctgtttgtttcttacaaacatgcactgcaattaaatgaattacttgtggattattgcgatttagtttttatcagctctttgaACCCTCATTCTTAAAGTGAAATCTCAGTGCAGATAATCAATTGGTTagcaactgatgtaatgctaaacttctccaaatcttttctgatgaagacATAAATTCATCTACATCGTaaatggtctgagggtgagtacactGAGCAAATTTTCggatttgggtgaactattcctttaactgcaCCCTACTGACGTTAAAAAATACTGTCCTATGCGTTTACTGTTATTATACATTACACATATTTCTTGTAGCTTGTACTGTTCTGGGCAATGTATGAAACTTTGTATTGCTAGCGTAACGTTATTGCCCTCTTATGATTAATCACTTGTTGcattcctcatttgtaaattgctctggataaaaaaataaatgtcaacatACACAATCAAATCATAACAGTTTTGCTAATATCTGTTGTGTTTACAGGGGATAGATGACATCACAGGAGAGCCATTGATTCAACAGGAGGACGACAGACCCGAAGCCCTGGTGGCCAGACTGAGACACTACAAAGATGTTGCCAAACCTGTCATAGACTTTTATAAGTAAGGAATGACCTCACATTTTGAGTCTCACCAAATCTCAACCAGTGTGATTGTAATGTCTTTCTGTAACTCTGATTCAAAAACCTTGTGCCCCCGTTTACTAAAAAGCATTGTAATTCTATGTTAAAGGGCTAAAGGCATCCTGTACACATTCTCAGACACAGAGACGGATCTGATCTGGCCGAACATCAGCACACTTCTCAGCACAAAGATCCCCGCCATCCAATCAGATGCTCGATGTGCTTCAACTCACTGAGGGAATCATCTGACAGTCTCAAATCAAAGACAACAGGGTGGCCTCCTCTCAGAGGAATAGTTGATTGACCACATTTGGTTTCCAAAGATTCCATGCATTTTTATCGTCGCAACTGTCCATTTGTAGTATAGTATTATTCATTGTACTAACTTTGATTATTTCAGTTCCTGAAAAGTTTTCATACATTTGAAGAACTTGTTGTCTGCTTCTATTATTTGCTGGAATCTGGGAATTAGTCGGGGGAAAATTCAACTTATATCTTACAAGTACAATAGTTCTTAAAGTGTAAATGGTTCCTAGATTTGCACAAATTTTATATAGACATGATTAAATCACATATGATCAGTGAAGGGTAGACGCATGTGACCTTGGGTAAGTGAGTGAGACACTGAACTGTTCAAGCATTCCAGTGAgatttaattatttctgaaggggCTTTACTTTATATCCTCTCTGTCTGTGATGTTTACCTTTCTTATATATTTCATAGCAGTGTTACCATTCTTCTATATACCATAAAAAAtgctataattatttttatgtgttaTACAAGCTCTGTAATCCAAATATGCCAGATAGGCCCTATTCTGAAGACCAGGCTTTATTCTTTGAACTACATTGATAGGATGTTTAACTGTGTggtggtggtggatgaggagataccccctgactatgtaagcactttgagtgcctagaaaagcgctatataaatgtaatgaattattattattattattaaaagtcaaACCAATATATGAGTAACACTTTTAGCAATGGCAATATTTAAGTAGAATGTGATAAAACAATACTGTACCATATCAGATAATCTTTAAACATAGACTTCTTTCGTAAATACTGTTcagcattgcatttttaaaagctatatcTGGGAGAGCCGTTGATAGAAAATAATCTAATGGGGTTAACTGTGACTGTTCAGCCAGAACAACAGcgatttattttttatgctgAAGATTAAAGCACAGACTTGATCAAAAGCCACAGATTAAATTacaattagattaaaaatgttttaccctGGAACAAGCTGAAGGAGTGGTAGGAACACATGACTTTATAGTTATCAGCCTATCTTAATTTCtctctgtttatttttcttttattctttcttgCTTCCTGTTCTCTCTCCCATTTTCTGTTTCAGTCTATGCCAGTCTTACATATCGGACAAGACggagaaaacacacaaaatatcaGCTTCTTGTTGTGCAATACCACATACAACTGTACAAGAATTTACACGCTTGAGATTTCCTTTTTTCCAAAGAAAATAAACGTATTTTCGCAGAAATTTTGAATGCAGTCTTTTGGTTGAAAGTTGAAAAATTGAATTCTTATTAATTTTCACAGGAATTTGTCTTTGGACCTCCACAAGTGGTATAATTCACATAAAAACGTATTCACAACACATAAACAATACACATAACATAATAATAGTAACGTTAATTAAAATAAACCGCTAATGTCAACAATTCAGTAAACGAATTGATAATGGAACACACACAACTAGGCCCTATATATATGTACAGCCAAAATATatgtaatgattatttattattattgttatctttCTGCCGGTAAAAACGTCTTACGTGGCATCTGCCCAGCTTTTAGGAAGGTTGTCCTCTAGGGGTGGGATGCTCTGGCTGGGGGCTGGGCGTATATGTGTAATAACGTGTAAAAATTCTACTATGGCGAAGGCTTGCCTCATGgatattaataatgtaaaataatacactCTCCCATTTGGACGTTTCAGGACGTTTGCCGCTCAACGTCACCATCATCTAATTAATATTCAGGAGCTCAGTCTCAGCCATAGTAGCGCTTTATTATTATGTCTATGGCACAGACCATCTGCGTCTGTAGTCTGTGCGCGGATCACGGAAGTCTACAATATGACACACAGCTAAAATATCATCATCCTTcccatggaaaaaaataataaataaaaatagtcaaGTCTGTCGCTTAAAATAAAACTAGAACAAATCAGCGATATTTGACTCCAATTAAAAAAGTGCATATTTTGTACAGTTAGaataattaaaattgtttaaaaaaaaacaggtatgTATGTTTGTTAATCTGGATCAAAGTGACAGTCGAAAGGTGTTGATTCGATGATGCTGAAGTAGCTCTTCGTCACTGCTGAAAGAATTTGATCGAGACGAAGCACGATTCGCTGGGACACGCGCCAATCTGACCTTTGACAGCCAGCGGATGACAAATGAAAGGTCAGCGTTTCTGACATCATCTGGGGGGCCTCGGAGAATGAGAGACAGTGCATCGAAAGGTAGGAGGAAAACACTGTTTATAAACCACTGAATCTATGTATTTTTAGTAGCTGTAGTCATGCAGCAATGAATGAGACATCTTCTATGTTACGTAGTGAActgttattaatatataaaccGTCGTGGCTGTTGTGATGTCATAATCAATCCCGAGGTTGGATTTTATCTTTCCCTGCATTGCTAAACAAGTATTACGCTTTATATGGAGACATAGTTGTTTTATTTAGATGGTCTTCATCATGTCGTCATCGCTGCAGCTTTATATCGCGTTTGAGAATTTTTATATGACGATAGACCTGTTTTAAGAAGCAATAACCCGAGCTCGAGTCACGACAAGCAAAGCAGGTCAGCTGATCTTGATCGGACGCGTTTCAAGACTGACGCATAGTAGGTGATGGCTTACTAATCATCATcgcttactattattatttattcagatgaaCCGAGATTTCGACAGAAGATGAGACCGTACTGGAAAATCAAGTTTTAAGATTGTAGATGAATTGGAACATGGTAGATAGTTTTTAGATGGTCTAAGATTGGCATATTAGCAGGTGCAAGCCGGTCATTTAGCTGTTTGACCAGCTAACGTTACCATCGTCCAGAAAAAGCTGTTATGATCTCttatgtgttattattttttgtatttgttacctatgtatttattatttattcaatttattcatttattaatgttatatttttgtatgtaGCTGGCTAGCTAGCATTTCCAAGATGCTAATGATCATCTTAGACCAGAGAAAACCAGATAAAACACAATATTTCCAGCAgggtaataatatatatataaacacattcagggcaaatgagaaaaaaaaatctgataactTACCTAAAGTTGCTAGTTTGTTTTATTCCATACATGATTACTGTTAGCTTGATCCACTGATAAGCAATGATTAAATCCACTCTTCATTCATTCTGGAAAATGGTAGTAAATGGCACAAAATTATGTGATCTCATCTGATCCATCTTCTCTATGTTTAATAGCAAAACAATCACAGAAATTTGATCAGTG
This genomic stretch from Carassius gibelio isolate Cgi1373 ecotype wild population from Czech Republic chromosome B6, carGib1.2-hapl.c, whole genome shotgun sequence harbors:
- the ak4 gene encoding adenylate kinase 4, mitochondrial — its product is MSKLFRAVIMGPPGSGKGTISERIAHSFGLKHLSSGDFVRENIAAKTEAGIQAKTYIKKGLLVPDHVMTRLMLPRLEEMTKYSWLLDGFPRTLAQAEALYSACDLDVAINLNIPLETLKERLRHRWIHPPSGRVYNMCFNPPRVQGIDDITGEPLIQQEDDRPEALVARLRHYKDVAKPVIDFYKAKGILYTFSDTETDLIWPNISTLLSTKIPAIQSDARCASTH